GAATATGACAGAAGAACAAATTTTGGACAGCCTGTTTGAAGCCGCTGAAAAACTACCGGAAGAAACGGTTCGTATCAAGCGCCTCGATATGAAAATTGTGCTGCATGGCCTGACCTCCAGTAAAGTGGACAGCATTCGTGAACGTTGCACGATTCGCCGAACCGTGAAGGGGGCTGTAGATGAAAAAGTAGATACTGAAACGTTCAACGCCTTGTTGATCTCAGAAGCTACCGGAAAGCTGGAAGTGAAGGGCTTGTCCCTTAACGGTTGGGGCGATCCTCGGATTACAAGCCGCTTGAAGCTGTCCGGTGGCGAACAGTCCGTCCGCCGTATGCTGCTGGCGGGTGAATTGGATGCAGTAGGAGATAAGGTGCTGGAGCTGTCCGGTTTTGGCGTTGAGATTGCCGACTTAAAAAACTAATCGGCTCCGGGGGAATGACGACGATGCTGTACCACTTGTGGGTCCGGCACCACCTCCGCCCCGGAGACTTTTGGCGGCTTCCCCGCGGTGAGCGCATGCTGCTGCTGGCGTTTGCCGAACAGGAAATGGATAGCATAGCAGCTTCAAAAGCATAAACAAGGAGGTGAACATGATAGATGGCAGAAGCATTAAATTACCGCATGAACCTTGTGATTGATCCTAAAAACGTCATTAAGGCGAACAGAGAATTGCGCGCAATGGAACGTTACTTTGAGCGGATTCAAGGACGTGTGTTGAAAATCGGCCGCACTCGCATGGCCCCGGAAATTGTGCTGAACGATATGGTTTCTAAAGGCTTGGATAATTTGTTGAACAAGATTAACCGAGTCAAATCTCAGATTATTAATGCCTCGGGCAGTGTGAATTTGAAGGTAAGCAGTAGCAGTAGTGTGTCCATCGACGGCATTAGTGGTCTTATAACAGCGTTGGAGAACAACACGAAGGCAGTTAGAGGCAACACTGGTTCAAACATACTAAACAGTACAAAACCTAAAGCAGAAGAGGAAAGTAAACTTCCTGCTTGGGCTGAGGCACTGCAAAAGTATAATGAACCTGCTAAGGTTGTTCAGGAAGTGTACAAAGGGGTTACAGGTGAAGATTTAAGTCTTCAAACGTTTAAAAAGATGCCCGCCGCTTTTATGGAAACCAGACAAACGTGGAAGGAAGGCGGAGCAAAAGGAGTACTTAAAAAATTCTTTTTTCCAGATAAGAAAGAAGATGCTGCAGAAGGAAATGCTGAAGGCGCTTCAGGCAATAAAGACCTTTCGGAGATTAAAGAATTAATTCAGAAATTAATTCAAGTTACCTCAGATAAATCTACTGGCGGGTTTGGCGGTGGCGGCGCAAGTAGCCCGGGAAGAAGGAACAAACGTTCAGGGGGTAGAAGATCTGGTAATAGAGGCGGTAGTCGTCGGTCTTCGAGTAGTCAAAGAGATTTTAATTCAAGAGCCGGAGAGATAGCAAGAATTAATATTAGAGATCGGAACTCGATACAAGGAAACAGAAGCGGACGACAAAACGCTGGAGGTTCAGCAGAATCCAATCCTCGGATTAACCCTGCCCGAAGGGTTCCAAGCCCAAGAAATCATCCGAGAAATCCTGGTAATCGCCGCTCTTCCAAGTCGGGTGGTATTCTTAGCTTTGCAGGCGACTTGCTAACGGGTGGAACAGATATAGATGCTTCTTCTGTCCTAGATATGGTGAGCGATAGCGGATTAGTTGAAAAAGTGAGTAAGGGCCTGGGCGTAAGCAAAAAGTTCATTAGTGGGCCTTTGGGGGTTCTGGCAGATGCAGCAAGCATAGCTACAGCAGCTCCGGGCATGGAACGCGCACAAGCGATTGGTTCCACCGTAGGTGGGGCGGTTGGGAGTACGGTAGGCGGAGCAATTGGAACATTTTTGCTTCCAGGTGTCGGCACTGCTGTTGGCTCATATGTGGGCGGTTTAGCAGGTGACTTTTTAGGGGGCAAAGTGGGCGGTTGGATTTCAGACCATGGCTCTGAAATAAAGGAAAAGGCATCCAAAGTAACCGGATGGCTTTCTGAGAAGAGCGAAGCCTTTGGTGATAGCATCTCTAACTTCTTCTCTTTTGGTAAAAAAGATGAACCTAAGAAAGCCCCAGCTAAGCCGCCTGAAGTACCTAAACCTGCTATACCACCTCAACCTGCTGTAGCTGTGGCTACCAAACCGTTAACACCTATGCCACCATTTCCGGGGTTACCACCCGGCTCTCAAGTGATGTATGGACCTCAGCAACCAGGTGCAAAAGGTGTCCCTAATCCTTATGGACCGATGGCTATAGCTAACCAGGGAGTCAATCCCAACCCACTACTGAATACTGCGGCTCATGCGAATAATGGAGCCAAAGCTAAAGGCAAAGGTAATGGTAATCCGACACCTCAAGTAGTACAGATCAGTCCTGAACAAATGGGAACACTGTCTGGCTTTTTGAAGGATTTTAAAACGGAAACCACCAACCAATTCAATCTTCCTGCGGGGGCTGTACAGGTCACTGTACATGAGAACAAGCTGGATGTGGATGGGCTTATTATGCAAATTGGCTACCGTCTCAAAGCTGAAATTCTGCGTGCAACGCAGAACACCAAGCCTGTAGGCGCTGTAGCTAAGTAATACGGTAGATGGGAGTAATGGGGAGGGAGGAAAGAGATGGAATTTAGTTTGACGGATGGTAAAGGAAAAAAGTTTCAGTTTCCGGTAAATCCTGAGGAAGTGACGATCTCACGGCAAAAAGGGTTTGATACAACGACGATTTTATCCTATGGGGAGTTTGACTTCCCGCAAGGGGAGAAGGTGAAGGAAATTTCCTTCTCTTCTTTTTTTCCGAAAGAATACAATCCAGCGTATTGCACATACAAAGATATTCCTGATCCGCAGGAGGCCATGAACACGTTGAATGGCTTTTTGTTATCTAAGAACCCGCTACGTTTTATTATTACGGAGACAGCCGTGAATGTGCCAGTAATTGTGGCATCTCATAATTCGATCTTTCGCGGCGGCGAGTATGGAGATGTGAATTTTGATCTGTCACTGCGGACCTGGAGTGATATGAAAGTTGCCAAAAAAGCTGGTGGCACAGGAAGTAAGGCGGCTACGGTTAACAAAAAGCCCCGCACAGATATGAAAGAAAAGAAAAAAATATATACGGTTAAGTCCGGGGATTCCTTGTCCAAAATTGCCAAGCTCGAATTGGGGGATAGCTCGCAATGGAGTCGTATTTATCAGCTTAACAAAAAGGTTATTGGGCAAAATCCGAATGCAATTAAACCGGGGCAAAAGCTGGTGTTGTCATGAGCTATAAAGTCATTTTACAGGATAAATATGATTTGTCGCCGCTTGTGGAGAACATTAATTTGAGGGACTCGCTGGAACAAATCGCCTATCAGGGAACCGTCAATCTAGTCGTTACGTCGGATATGCCCGCTATTTCCCCTGGGATGTCCATTCGGGTTAGCGGGATTCCTTATGGTAAAAAAGATTATGTTCCCTTGTTGTCCCCTGCCGTGATTTGGGAAGTGGAAACCTCTAACAACGGGCTCAAACGTATGACGCTGACGTTGTATGACCGTACAGTGTATTTGGACAAGTCAGAGGATGAATATTTACTCCCTGCCAAGCAGACGGCTACTCAGCGTTTTCAGAAGTATGCTAGGGACTGGAAGTTGAAAATCGCTTCATTGCCAGATACGAAAAAAACGCTGGGACGCGCCGTATACCGCACACAGTCCATCTATTCTATGATGCTGGGAGATCTGCGCGAAACGGCAAAGGCGGGGGGAAAGCTGTATCATCCGCGGATGATTTCTTCCGGGTTGGAGCTGTACGAGCTAGGAACGAACAAAGACGTGTATGTTTTGGAGAGAGTGACTGATACGACACAGTCCCGCACGCTGGAAGGTGCAGCTACGAGGGTGAAAGTGCTGGCTACGGCGGCTAGTGAAACAGGTAATGAGGTTCCTTCCAAGGTGATGGCGCTTGAGGAAAAGGACATTGCCAAATATGGGACACTTCAGGTGATCGTGCAGGATGACGAGGTCAAGTCCGGTGCAGCAGCCCGTGAGCTGGCTAAAAGTAAGCTGAGAGGCATACAGCAAACGATATCGGTAAATGCACCAGATATGAACACGATTCGAGCAGGAGACGCAGTGATGCTAGGTTCCATAAAGCTACTGGTCATTTCAGTGAGCAGGGAATTGGGCAACCCCGGCAGTATGTCGCTGGAGCTCGGAACGTATGACGATGTAAAAAGGAGGTTTTACCTTGAATAAGGACCCCTACGGGCATTTGGCTACTGCGCTGCAATCTTCATTTCATAAGCACACCAAGCAAGCGCTGAGTGGAGTGGGCGCGGTACTAGGCACGATCACCTCCACGGGACTCAAGCTGGACGATTTTAAACATGAGCTTCAGGATTATCTGGTCGCGGAGCTGCCGGGACTGCTATCTGTACCACGCCATATGTACAAAGGTACCTCAACCGCAGTGGAATCAGAAAATTGGGAAGGCAAAGAGCTGAAAACTTCCTTTTATATCGGGGAAGACGAGCTGGAGGATGTGAATCTCAGTTTGAACGAAGGACTCAAGCCCGGAGATCGTGTACTTGCGGTTCGGGTGAATAGCGGCAATGATGTGGTGGTCGTGTGCAAGGTGGTGAGTGGACGTGGCTAATTTATTTCCTGAAACAGATGATGTGATCTGGACAGACACGGATATGACCGACCCGGATGTACTGGAGGATAACCGCGCAGTATTTGGGCGAAGCTGGCGGTTTGATTTTGAAGCCGGTGAGTTTGTTATGAGCCCTAGTCGTAAAATCGTGACTACAGGGGAGAAGGAAGCGTGGGTACAGTGGTGTGAAAAAGCGATTCGCACTCCTCGCTACCGGCATGTGATCTATTCACCTGACTATGGGAGTGAGCTGGAGGAGCTCATTGGCAGCAGCTATGGGCACGGTGTGCAGGAAAGTGAAATTAAACGCATGGTCACAGAGGTGCTACTAGCAGATGCACGTACGGCTAGTGTGGATCAGTTCACGTTTCGCTGGGAAGGCGAGGCGTGCCATTTTAGCTGCCAGATTACGAACGTGCGGGATGAAACGGAAATTGTGGAAAGTGTGGTGATCTAATGGCAGACTTGCCGGAATATTTGGTAGACCAGACGGAAGAGGAAATTTTAAATCGAATGCTGGAAAAAGTGCCTTCGGATATTGATAAGTCCGAGGGCTCTTTTATTTGGGATGCGCAGGCGCCGGTGGCATTCATGCTCTCGGAAGCGGCGATCTGGGCGCAGGAGCTGCTGCGTCGGGGCTTTGCCAGCACAGCAGCCAGCGACAACCCGGATTTTCGTTCGCCGGAGCTGGATTTGCGGACAGCAGAGCATGGGGTGACACGGCGAGAAGCGGTTGCGGCCTCAGGTATGGTTACGTTCACGGGCACAGCGGGAACGACTGTCCCGGCGGGGACCTTGGTGGCGACCCCGGCAGATGATGTATCCGGGGAAGCTTCTATTGAGTATGCGACCACGGCTTCGGTCACGCTGGATGAACAAGGTGCCGGGGAAGCGGCTATTCGGGCGGTCAACCCCGGGCGCAGCGGTAATGTACCTGCGGGCGTCATCCAGGTGATGGCCACTCCGATTAGCGGGGTTGCCTCTGTGATCAATACGGAGCAAACCAAAAGCGGTACAGACGTTGAGAGCGACCAGCTGTTGCTGGAGCGTTTTTATGCCAAGGTGCGGAACCAGGGCACAAGCGGCAACAAGGCGCAGTATACTCAGTGGGCGAATGAGATTGCTGGAGTGGGTGGCGTGGAAGTAGTTCCGCTCTGGAAAGGACCGGGAACAGTGGGGTTATATGTGCTGGATACGGATAAACGCGCAGCCAGCCCAGATATCGTCGCTGCGGTGCAGAAGTACATCGATCCGACGCAGGATGGACAAGGAGAAGGACTGGCGCCAGCGGGCCCTGTGGTGACGATCATGCCAGCAGCAGAAGTGGAGATTAACATCTCAGTCAAGGTACAGCGTACCAAAGAGAAGCCGTCCACACTGGATGAAATCAAAAAGCTCATCGAGAGCGGTGTGCGGACGTATTTGAAGCAGCTTGCCTTTTACAAGGAAGACCCGTTGGTACGGTATACCCGGATTTCTGCTGTTTTGCTCGATATTCCGATTATTATTGATTTCTCTGAACTGAAAATCAATGGACAGAGCAATCAGAATATTGAGATTGGCTCAGGCCAGGTAGCCGTGCTGGGGACGGTGAGCGTCAGTGAGTAACAATGGAACGAACAGTTTTGGCGATTTATTGAATAACCCAGACCAGGGAAAACATGCAAACCGTAGTGGCACTTTGGTTAATCGAGTAACGATAGCGGAAGATACAGTGGGCCAAATGAGCAGCGAGCGAGGACGTGAGCTGCTTTCCTATTTGCCTTCCTATTACGAAACCTCACGCGTGATGCGTTCCGATATGGATGCTAAAGGAAGCGAATTGGACGCCTTGTATCTTGCAATGGATGCAACGGTGGGACAGTTTTTTGTACGTACCGCCACATGGGGGTTGGAACGCTGGGAAATGGAGTTGGGGATTGAAACCGATCTGGCGAAGCCATTGGACCAACGGCGTGCGGTGGTGGAGTCGAAGCTGCGAGGGGCAGGAACTTTTTCCGGTCGGCTTGTCAAAAATGTAGCAGAGGCGTATGACGGAGGTACGGTAGATGTTATTTTTCACCCTGCCGAATGGGGATTTACGGTCAAATTTATAGATACCATCGGGATTCCGCCCAACGTGGAGGACCTGAAAGCAACCATTGAGGAGATCAAGCCCGCCCACATGGCAGTGGAGTATAAATTACGCTACCTGACCATTGCCGAAGTGGAGTCTATGACCCTCTATGAAAATGAACATACAACACAGGATAGATATTTAGGAGGTGGCGCATAACATGGCAAGTGAAAAAACACCGAATCTTGGTTTAAATCAAATTGACCGCACATCGCCCAAAACAACGTATTTTGATCTGGAGAAGTATTTGGATGAAAACTGGCGCTCTGTAGATGAATTTGCGGGTGACGTGAATGACGGTGTAAATGAGATCAAGAAGCGTTTGGATACGACAGAGCGTAAGGCAGTAACTCTCGAACCCGGAGTACAGATTGTTCATACGGAAAAGGCTGCCCCATTTTCGTTGACGGGCCTGAGCGGGCGTACGTTGGTGAATTTGTTGGGACGCTTAGGCTCAGGTGACCAAATCGGTAGCCTTTTAGGTTGGGAAGCCGATCTTGCAGTTGATACATCTAATAAGGCGCAGGGCATGGGATCAATCAAGGTCACTGCAAAGAACGCCACTGGCGTGTATAACGTGTACAGTAGCGGATTAAAGCTTATTGGCGGAAGGTACTATATCGCCCTGGCTGATGTTAAAAACATCAATGCTTCAAACAATATTTATGTAAACTTTTCTACGGGTGGTAATAAGGCGCTCAAGCAATCCATAGATAAAAGTCAATTTGTAACGATCTATACAAAATGTGCACCGGCAAACGATACTACGATAAACTTGGAAGTTTCATCGATTTCAACAGCAACGGGTCAAGCTTTTTATGCAGACGCTATTCGTCTTTATGAGATTAACGCTTCAGATTATGCTGCCTTAGATAGCATGACCGCTGAACAGATAGTTACTAAATATCCATATGTGGACAGCGTAATGCCTGTACGTAATCCTTATGCGATTAGATATGGGGAGAATCTATTGCCGCCGTTCTATGAGTGGGGGGTAAGCGCAGCGGCTACGGGCAAAGCGTCGATAAAAGGTCCTTATAGTCTTAATATCACCACGACAACACTTAATAGCTATGTTCGGTATAAGACTAAAGTAGTACCAAACACTAATTATTCATGGTCCCTCACTCATTCGGGGCAAGTGGCGGTATCGGATAAAAACGACGCTAATCTTTTGGTTCCGTACACCACCAACCAAACGGGGTCGTTTAATTCAGGCACGAACGACGAAGTTTACTTTTATGTCAGTAACAACACTGTCGCTACGGGAACCTTCACCTTCACTAACCCTATGCTAAACATAGGTAGTACAGCCAAACCGTTCAAACCGCGCCAAGATTCCATGTTAGCGTTGCAAACAGACCTGTACGCTGATCCAGTTACAGGAGCTAATGCGGATACAGTGTTTGAACGAGATGGGCAATACTTCAAAAGCAAGACCTGGCACGGGGTTACATTAGACGGCGCTGTTAACTGGAACGCTAGTTCGCCTGGTCAATCATTTCCAGGTTTCAAAGTTGTCTATACTGCCCCGAATCAGTTTCCGGCGTGGATTAGCTATTCTGATAAATCCGTTAAGCATGATGGAAAAATATTAAATACAGCTAAGACGGGAGGGCAATGGTCTACGTTGGGGGCCGATGCAACAGAAACATCCATTGATGGGTCTATTTACGTTTCTGTCCCTGTCGCGGATAGTGGGTGGGCTGACGGTTACACGCCAACACAGGATGACATTAAAGCCTATTTCTATGGATACAAGGCATATGATGCTAACACCATAACGCCAGCCAACGCTCAAGCCTCCACCATGGCAACGTGGTCAGGCACAGGTACCAAATATTGGGTGCAACGCGTGGGCGCTCCTAACTTTACCCAATCCGTACCGCAACTGTCTTATACAGGGTACACACCATACCAACTTGTATATCAGCTTGCATCGCCTACCGTGGAGCCAATTGTATCCGAGGGGCAACTATCATTTGTTGAAGGAGATAATCAGGTTGAAGTAGGTACGGGGCTGATTGTTAGGGAGGAATCTAAACCTGCAATTTCCAGTAACCAATACTGGATTAATGGTTCTTTAAACGGTGTTAGTAAACTTCGGGAGAAGACCAATAAAATTATTGCCGTTTATAAAAACGGTAAGAAAGATAGTTGGGGAACAGTTAGTCACACCGATGATGTCAAAAACCTATATGGGCTTACCCAGGCTTATATATCAACTGCTAGGTTCGATCCATCGGCATCCTACAGCACAACATACTTGACGCTTGAAACCTCGCCAATCGTACCATTTGCAGGCTCTTATGCAGCTAACGAAAAAACGCTGCTTGAAGACTTGGCAGACAGTGTACAACAAAATACGGCGCGCGTGAGTGTGCTTGAGAACAAGAAGGCTGACAAAGATAATCCTACATGGCTTACTCCTACGTTGCTGAATGGATGGACTAACAGGGCTCCAGATTTAAGCCAGATATCTTACTTAAAAGATTCGGCGGGGTATATTCACATAAAAGGAGTGGCTAAACCTGGAGCGTTAAACACTTCAATGTTCCAATTGCCAGCAGGATACAGGCCATCGCTTTCAATTGTGGCAGTAGTGGCGGCAAATACTGATAATGCGCATGATGTTATGGGACGTATTAATATTGGAGCTAATGGTAAT
The Paenibacillus peoriae DNA segment above includes these coding regions:
- a CDS encoding phage tail assembly chaperone → MSLNENMTEEQILDSLFEAAEKLPEETVRIKRLDMKIVLHGLTSSKVDSIRERCTIRRTVKGAVDEKVDTETFNALLISEATGKLEVKGLSLNGWGDPRITSRLKLSGGEQSVRRMLLAGELDAVGDKVLELSGFGVEIADLKN
- a CDS encoding LysM peptidoglycan-binding domain-containing protein codes for the protein MEFSLTDGKGKKFQFPVNPEEVTISRQKGFDTTTILSYGEFDFPQGEKVKEISFSSFFPKEYNPAYCTYKDIPDPQEAMNTLNGFLLSKNPLRFIITETAVNVPVIVASHNSIFRGGEYGDVNFDLSLRTWSDMKVAKKAGGTGSKAATVNKKPRTDMKEKKKIYTVKSGDSLSKIAKLELGDSSQWSRIYQLNKKVIGQNPNAIKPGQKLVLS
- a CDS encoding XkdQ/YqbQ family protein, producing the protein MSYKVILQDKYDLSPLVENINLRDSLEQIAYQGTVNLVVTSDMPAISPGMSIRVSGIPYGKKDYVPLLSPAVIWEVETSNNGLKRMTLTLYDRTVYLDKSEDEYLLPAKQTATQRFQKYARDWKLKIASLPDTKKTLGRAVYRTQSIYSMMLGDLRETAKAGGKLYHPRMISSGLELYELGTNKDVYVLERVTDTTQSRTLEGAATRVKVLATAASETGNEVPSKVMALEEKDIAKYGTLQVIVQDDEVKSGAAARELAKSKLRGIQQTISVNAPDMNTIRAGDAVMLGSIKLLVISVSRELGNPGSMSLELGTYDDVKRRFYLE
- a CDS encoding DUF2634 domain-containing protein; translated protein: MANLFPETDDVIWTDTDMTDPDVLEDNRAVFGRSWRFDFEAGEFVMSPSRKIVTTGEKEAWVQWCEKAIRTPRYRHVIYSPDYGSELEELIGSSYGHGVQESEIKRMVTEVLLADARTASVDQFTFRWEGEACHFSCQITNVRDETEIVESVVI
- a CDS encoding baseplate J/gp47 family protein codes for the protein MADLPEYLVDQTEEEILNRMLEKVPSDIDKSEGSFIWDAQAPVAFMLSEAAIWAQELLRRGFASTAASDNPDFRSPELDLRTAEHGVTRREAVAASGMVTFTGTAGTTVPAGTLVATPADDVSGEASIEYATTASVTLDEQGAGEAAIRAVNPGRSGNVPAGVIQVMATPISGVASVINTEQTKSGTDVESDQLLLERFYAKVRNQGTSGNKAQYTQWANEIAGVGGVEVVPLWKGPGTVGLYVLDTDKRAASPDIVAAVQKYIDPTQDGQGEGLAPAGPVVTIMPAAEVEINISVKVQRTKEKPSTLDEIKKLIESGVRTYLKQLAFYKEDPLVRYTRISAVLLDIPIIIDFSELKINGQSNQNIEIGSGQVAVLGTVSVSE
- a CDS encoding YmfQ family protein, which produces MSNNGTNSFGDLLNNPDQGKHANRSGTLVNRVTIAEDTVGQMSSERGRELLSYLPSYYETSRVMRSDMDAKGSELDALYLAMDATVGQFFVRTATWGLERWEMELGIETDLAKPLDQRRAVVESKLRGAGTFSGRLVKNVAEAYDGGTVDVIFHPAEWGFTVKFIDTIGIPPNVEDLKATIEEIKPAHMAVEYKLRYLTIAEVESMTLYENEHTTQDRYLGGGA